Below is a genomic region from Prolixibacteraceae bacterium.
TCTATTTCGTGGCGCAATATCTGGCGAAATAAGGTTCGTAGTGGAGTGGTAATTGCGGCAGTAGCTATTGGAATGTTTGCTGCAATATATGCATCAGCATTAGCCACAGGAATGATAAAAGATAAGGTTAAAGAAGGGATTGAAGTAGAAACTTCTTTTATTCAAATTCATGCACAGCAGTTTCGTGAAGATTTAGACCCGAGCTTGACCATGCATTGGAGTGATCAACGTCAAAAGCGTCTCTTTGATATTGATGGAGTGGACGGTGTGTCTCCTAGATATAAGATGACAGCTATGGCCTCTACAGCGGAGACTGGAAGAGGGGTTGAGATGTTGGCTGTTGATCCTGTCATGGAGTCTAATACTACCACGATTGCTTCTATGGTGTCAGATGGAACATGGCTTGATGGAAGTAAAAAAAGAAACAGAATTGTTATTGGAAAGAAATTGGCTGAGAAATTGAAGGTGAGACTAAAGTCAAAGGTGATTCTCTCTTTTCAAAACCAGAAAGGAGATATCGTTGGAGCTGCATTTCGTGTTGTAGGTATCTACAATACAACAGATAGTCGTTTCGAAGAACAATTTGTATATGTTAAGGATCTCGATATTCGACGGATTGCCTCATTAGATGCTAATAATATTCATGAGGTAGCAATTCATATTAACAATCCAGAGAAACTAGATGAAATTTCTTCTGTCGTGACCCAACTTTTTGCAAAAGAGGAGGTTTTAACTTGGAAGAAGATATCTCCTGAATTAGGGTATTCGATGGAAGTGTCATCGTTTTACATGCTCATTTTTGTTATTGTCGTATTAATCTCTTTGGGATTTGGAATCGTTAATACTATGATGATGGTTGTACTAGAACGCGTTCGTGAGTTTGGAATATTGATGGCTATCGGAATGCAGAGAGCAAAAATATTTTGGATGGTCATCTTAGAATCCGTATGGCTCTGTATTATTGGAGGTGTTACAGGAATCGTTTTATCTCTAGTTGCAATTTTAGCTTCGCAAGATGGTATTGATATTTCATCTAAGGCGGAAGGTTTTGAAGCAATGGGATATAGTACAATATTAAGACCTTATATCGATATTTCTGAGTTGGGACTTATTGTTGTCTTAGTAATCCTTACAGGAATCTTCGCTGCAATTGTACCAGCAAAAAAAGCATTAAAGAATAATCCTTGTGAATCAATTCGAACTATTTAATTTATCGTTATGTCTGTAATTGAAACGAAAGAACTATATAAAATATATCATGACGGAGAGTCTGAAATTCGTGCCGTAGATGGGGTTAATATCTCAATCAACAAAGGCGAATTTACTGCAATTGTTGGACCATCAGGATCGGGAAAGACAACACTCTTAAACCTTATTGGAGGATTAGATTATCCAACGAAAGGGGAGGTCCTAGTGAAGGATAATGATCTTGGTAAGATGAGTGACAAAGAGCGTATAGATTTTCGATTGAACAATATTGGCTTTGTTTTTCAAGCGTATAATCTAATTCCTGTATTAAGTGCGGAAGAGAATGTCGGTTTTGTGATGGAGTTACAAGGTAAATCTGCAAAAGAAAGACATGAAAGGGCTGTCTCTCTTTTGAAAGAGGTCGGATTAGAAGGACGTGAGAATAATCGACCTAGTAAATTATCTGGTGGACAACAGCAAAGAGTGGCTGTGGCACGTGCTTTAGCATCCAAGCCATCGTTTGTTTTAGCCGACGAGCCGACAGCAAATCTTGATTCTCATGCTACATCATCACTACTATCAACGATGGAAAAGTTAAATGAAAAGGAAGGTATGACCTTTGTGTTTTCGACGCATGATCCACGAGTAATGAAACGAGCTAGACGTATTATTGAAATCGAAGATGGAAAAATTATCCGTGATTACACCAAAGAGGTAGAAGATCAATGATTCGATTACGTATGAATATAATAAAAAAAATATCCATGATCGGGATACTTATCTTGTGCCTTACTTCGGTGAGTGCGCAAGATAAGAAATATCAAGTGTCTGGTTATGTGAAAAATATGGAGGGGGTCTTCTTTCTTGGTTCCTCCATGGAGGAACAACTGGGGACTAATATGATGGACTATAACCTTACGCATCAAAGGCTTAACTTTGATTATTTTTTCACTTCAGATTTACTCTTTACAGTACAAATGAGGAATCGATTCTATGTAGGAAGTATGGTTCGAGATATTCCATTTTTTGCAGATTATACCGCATATGATAATGGCAAGGTGGATATGTCATGGAATATAGCAACTGGAGATAATTGGTTTTTGAATACCAATATAGATCGTCTATATATCGATTATACATATCAGTTATGGAATTTAACAGTTGGTAGGCAGAGAATCAATTGGGGGATAAATTTTGTTTGGAATCCTAATGATCTATTTAATACATACAACTATCTCGATTTTGATTATGAAGAGAGACCTGGTGCTGATGCGGTAAAGTTAACTAGATACTTTGGTTATACAGCCTCTCTTGAGGTGGCGTATAAAATGGCTGATGAA
It encodes:
- a CDS encoding FtsX-like permease family protein, with the protein product MMKKKISQLISISWRNIWRNKVRSGVVIAAVAIGMFAAIYASALATGMIKDKVKEGIEVETSFIQIHAQQFREDLDPSLTMHWSDQRQKRLFDIDGVDGVSPRYKMTAMASTAETGRGVEMLAVDPVMESNTTTIASMVSDGTWLDGSKKRNRIVIGKKLAEKLKVRLKSKVILSFQNQKGDIVGAAFRVVGIYNTTDSRFEEQFVYVKDLDIRRIASLDANNIHEVAIHINNPEKLDEISSVVTQLFAKEEVLTWKKISPELGYSMEVSSFYMLIFVIVVLISLGFGIVNTMMMVVLERVREFGILMAIGMQRAKIFWMVILESVWLCIIGGVTGIVLSLVAILASQDGIDISSKAEGFEAMGYSTILRPYIDISELGLIVVLVILTGIFAAIVPAKKALKNNPCESIRTI
- a CDS encoding ABC transporter ATP-binding protein, whose translation is MSVIETKELYKIYHDGESEIRAVDGVNISINKGEFTAIVGPSGSGKTTLLNLIGGLDYPTKGEVLVKDNDLGKMSDKERIDFRLNNIGFVFQAYNLIPVLSAEENVGFVMELQGKSAKERHERAVSLLKEVGLEGRENNRPSKLSGGQQQRVAVARALASKPSFVLADEPTANLDSHATSSLLSTMEKLNEKEGMTFVFSTHDPRVMKRARRIIEIEDGKIIRDYTKEVEDQ